From a region of the Vibrio orientalis CIP 102891 = ATCC 33934 genome:
- the zwf gene encoding glucose-6-phosphate dehydrogenase, which produces MVIPENSSIVIFGASGDLTYRKLIPALYHLYSNKQLPENFAILGVSRTEYSDESYREKLKRSLQEMEKTEPATLDAFINHLHYQAINTSDTADYSKLTARLDQLADKYSFEQRNTLFYLATPPSLYSVIPASLAAHGLNNEDDGWKRLIIEKPFGYDLESAQKLDKEIHEHFQEHQIYRIDHYLGKETVQNLLVFRFSNAMFEPLWNRNFIDYVEITGAEFLGVEERGGYYDGSGAVRDMFQNHLLQVLAMVGMEPPAQINADSIRDEVVKVLQCLKPLEEDDLRNNLVLGQYTESDVRGEFLPNYRDEPGVADDSRTETYVGLKAYINNWRWNGVPFYVRTGKRLPTRVTEVVIHFKQTPHPVFGQNAPENKLIIRIQPDEGIQMSFGLKEPGAGFHAKEVKMNFHYASLQETQMLTAYERLLLDSLNGDATLFARSDAVEACWKYVQPILDFKQDPQALFGYACGTWGPKESDDLLQRDDRAWRFPCKNLTDTDYCEL; this is translated from the coding sequence ATGGTAATACCAGAAAACAGCAGCATCGTAATTTTTGGTGCTTCGGGCGACTTAACCTATCGTAAGTTGATCCCTGCTTTATATCACCTTTACTCAAACAAACAACTGCCTGAAAACTTCGCCATTCTTGGTGTGAGTCGTACGGAATACAGTGATGAGTCATACCGTGAAAAGCTAAAGCGCTCACTCCAAGAAATGGAGAAAACCGAGCCAGCAACACTAGATGCCTTTATCAATCATCTGCATTACCAAGCCATCAACACCTCTGATACCGCTGATTACAGTAAACTGACTGCGCGTCTTGACCAACTTGCTGATAAATACAGCTTTGAACAGCGTAATACTCTGTTCTACCTAGCAACGCCACCAAGTCTATACAGCGTCATCCCAGCCAGTCTTGCCGCTCACGGCTTGAATAACGAAGATGATGGCTGGAAACGACTCATCATCGAAAAACCATTTGGTTACGATTTAGAGTCAGCGCAAAAGCTAGACAAAGAAATTCACGAGCACTTCCAAGAACACCAGATCTACCGTATCGACCATTACTTAGGTAAAGAAACGGTTCAAAACCTACTGGTTTTCCGCTTCTCAAATGCGATGTTCGAACCGCTTTGGAACCGTAATTTCATCGATTATGTTGAAATCACCGGCGCAGAATTCTTGGGCGTTGAAGAACGTGGCGGTTACTACGATGGCTCAGGCGCTGTTCGCGACATGTTCCAGAACCACTTGCTGCAAGTACTCGCCATGGTTGGTATGGAGCCACCAGCGCAGATTAACGCTGACTCAATCCGTGACGAAGTGGTAAAAGTGCTTCAGTGCTTAAAACCACTGGAAGAAGATGACCTGCGTAACAACCTAGTTCTAGGTCAGTACACTGAATCTGATGTACGTGGTGAATTCCTACCGAACTACCGCGACGAACCGGGTGTTGCTGATGACTCTCGTACTGAAACCTATGTTGGCTTGAAAGCGTACATCAATAACTGGCGTTGGAATGGCGTGCCTTTCTACGTTCGTACCGGTAAACGCCTACCGACTCGTGTGACTGAAGTCGTTATTCACTTTAAACAGACACCACACCCAGTATTTGGTCAAAACGCACCAGAAAACAAACTGATCATTCGAATTCAGCCAGACGAAGGCATTCAAATGAGTTTTGGCCTAAAAGAGCCAGGTGCTGGTTTCCACGCGAAAGAAGTGAAAATGAACTTCCACTACGCGTCGCTTCAAGAGACTCAAATGCTAACGGCGTACGAACGCCTTCTGCTTGACTCTTTAAATGGTGATGCAACGCTGTTTGCTCGTAGTGATGCGGTAGAAGCATGTTGGAAGTACGTTCAACCAATTCTTGATTTTAAACAAGACCCTCAAGCACTATTTGGCTACGCTTGTGGCACTTGGGGCCCTAAAGAGTCTGACGACTTGCTACAGCGTGATGACCGCGCATGGCGTTTCCCTTGTAAAAACCTAACCGATACGGATTACTGCGAACTATGA